A region of Plasmodium falciparum 3D7 genome assembly, chromosome: 12 DNA encodes the following proteins:
- a CDS encoding rifin, whose amino-acid sequence MMLNYTNILLFYLSLNILSSSSEVYNQRNHFITYTPKRSTRLLCECELYTSIFDNDPEMKSLIEHFNKQTQQRFHEYDERMKTTRQKCREQCDKEIQKIILKDKLEKELAEKFVTLQTDIQSDAIPTCICEKSLADKVEKTCLKCGGVLGGGVTPAWGFLSGIVYTGWKAAALAAATKEAIAEGAAKGAAAGTKAGIKAVMDVLYSDFGLSIEGVQKMGLVLSATNYKDVPMITKALYSKFQVSSCLRGGPVPGVPPVRPTDGTFCSAMLEKILAQENVVKQNSLEGSIKSVVNQIVTEAKSAAVSETAKVTASETETLKATNIAAVNATYASSQTAIIASIIAIVVIILIMVIIYLILRYRRKKKMKKKLQYIKLLEE is encoded by the exons atgatgttgAATTACActaatatattgttattttacctttcattaaatatattgtcaTCATCATCAGAA GTATATAATCAAAGGAACCATTTCATTACATATACACCAAAACGAAGCACTAGGTTATTATGCGAATGTGAACTATATACCTCCATTTTTGATAATGACCCTGAAATGAAATCTTTGATAGAACATTTCAATAAACAGACACAACAGAGATTTCATGAGTACGACGAAAGGATGAAAACTACACGCCAAAAATGTAGAGAACAATGCGAtaaagaaatacaaaaaattattttaaaagacaaattagaaaaagaatTGGCTGAAAAGTTTGTCACATTACAAACTGATATACAAAGTGACGCTATTCCCACATGTATTTGCGAAAAGTCGTTAGCAGATAAAGTTGAAAAAACATGTTTAAAATGTGGAGGTGTGTTGGGAGGTGGTGTGACACCTGCTTGGGGTTTTCTCAGCGGTATTGTTTATACTGGATGGAAAGCAGCAGCGTTGGCAGCTGCTACAAAAGAGGCTATAGCTGAGGGTGCAGCTAAGGGTGCTGCTGCAGGTACTAAGGCAGGTATTAAAGCCGTCATGGATGTATTATATTCAGATTTTGGTTTATCGATAGAAGGTGTTCAAAAAATGGGGTTAGTTTTAAGTGCAACGAATTATAAGGATGTCCCAATGATTACTAAAGCTCTTTATTCTAAATTTCAAGTGTCGTCATGTCTACGTGGTGGCCCTGTCCCTGGAGTTCCCCCTGTTCGTCCCACTGATGGGACTTTTTGTTCTGCGATGTTAGAAAAAATTTTAGCTCAAGAGAATGTTGTTAAGCAAAATTCATTAGAAGGTTCTATAAAATCAGTTGTAAACCAAATTGTAACAGAAGCTAAATCCGCCGCTGTTAGTGAAACTGCCAAAGTTACTGCTTCTGAAACAGAAACACTTAAAGCAACAAACATAGCTGCAGTAAACGCTACATATGCTAGTTCCCAGACTGCTATTATTGCTTCTATTATTGCAATAGTCgtcataattttaattatggtaattatttatttaattttacgttatcgacgaaaaaagaaaatgaagaaaaaactccaatatataaaactattAGAAGAATAG
- a CDS encoding stevor: MKMYYLKMLLFNFLINILVLPYYENYLNNFYNISVIPKNTQKTTIKSRRLAQTQIHNPHYHNDPELKEIIDKMNEEAIKKYQKSHDPYEQLKEVVEKNGTKYTGGNDAKPMSAIEKELLKTYEERFGNESDMLKLGMSPNADEKSSTCECTDINNIKLGKTKGRDKYLKHLKGRCTRGIYISSLATVILTTIALYAAKTAALNYIVGIKGSYSACASFVTIFNMLSRESIIAVLETSAGFCASGAGDLGGTVAANALVAIYPCGIAALVLLILTVVLIILYIWLYRRRKNSWKHECKKHLCK, translated from the exons atgaagatgtaTTACCTTAAAATGTTATTGTTTAACtttttaataaacatattagtATTACCATATTAT gagaattatctaaataatttttataatataagcGTCATACCAAAAAACACACAAAAAACAACGATAAAATCAAGACGTTTAGCACAAACCCAAATCCATAATCCGCATTATCATAATGATCCAGAACTCAAAGAAATAATTGATAAAATGAACGAAGAAGCAATTAAAAAATACCAAAAATCTCATGATCCATATGAACAATTAAAAGAAGTAgtagaaaaaaatggaaCAAAATATACAGGTGGTAATGATGCAAAACCTATGTCAGCGatagaaaaagaattattgaAAACATATGAAGAAAGGTTTGGTAACGAAAGTGATATGTTGAAGTTGGGCATGAGTCCAAATGCTGATGAAAAATCTTCAACATGTGAATGTactgatattaataatataaaactaGGAAAAACAAAAGGAAGAGATAAGTATTTAAAGCACTTAAAAGGGAGATGTACCCgtggtatatatatttcttcacTTGCTACAGTAATCTTAACAACAATCGCTTTGTATGCTGCTAAAACGGCTGCCCTAAATTATATTGTGGGAATAAAAGGATCTTATAGTGCGTGTGCATCCTTTGTTACTATATTTAACATGCTTAGTAGAGAATCTATTATTGCAGTTCTTGAAACAAGCGCTGGATTTTGTGCAAGTGGTGCTGGTGATTTAGGCGGAACTGTTGCAGCGAATGCTTTGGTCGCAATATACCCTTGTGGTATTGCAGCTTTGGTTCTACTTATATTAACTGTTgtacttataatattatatatatggttatatagaagaagaaaaaattcaTGGAAACATGAATGCAAGAAACATTTATGTAAGTAA